Proteins encoded together in one Telopea speciosissima isolate NSW1024214 ecotype Mountain lineage chromosome 6, Tspe_v1, whole genome shotgun sequence window:
- the LOC122665781 gene encoding uncharacterized protein LOC122665781, with protein MGQNQIDEVYNSLMVEAEKGTIETLYELLGKDSSILDKADKQFGDNPLHVAAKHNNALFADEIANLKPSLAEKLNQRWMEEMMVPLHCAAKSEVNPKNKKVIKELLSACPKCFTELTIRNETALHTAIVELLLCKFGYFVRRAVKKNAKNNKGKTALEVLTGSETQPVQEKKEPRIEEQGDEEEGKVLGDEDKENVQEKIEKFLKSSPCFTLWHKKDTKKKRVSKKERALDSGIKWLLKVQNFLSFKVNKDTSTEVRNALLVILILIVTVTYTTGINPPGGLWQDDGISNISQKQHNAGTSIWFDKNPDSFQLLMLCNYAGFLVSVVLVFNLTEGYTLRGPILLALFFMLITYALWIRLLFLSNGAFAVLINGIILIVPLPVALVLLVATANWIWNIKP; from the exons ATGGGTCAGAATCAGATTGACGAGGTTTACAACTCCTTGATGGTAGAAGCCGAAAAGGGAACAATAGAAACATTATATGAACTGCTTGGGAAAGACTCCTCTATTCTTGACAAAGCTGATAAGCAGTTCGGCGATAATCCGTTACATGTCGCCGCGAAGCATAACAATGCACTCTTTGCAGATGAAATTGCAAACCTGAAGCCTTCATTAGCTGAAAAGCTAAACCAAAGATGGATGGA GGAGATGATGGTGCCTCTTCACTGTGCAGCAAAATCTGAGGTAAATCCCAAGAATAAAAAGGTTATAAAGGAGCTTCTCTCTGCTTGCCCCAAGTGTTTCACAGAATTAACTATCCGAAATGAGACAGCTCTTCACACTGCT ATTGTAGAGCTGCTGCTTTGTAAGTTTGGCTATTTTGTTAGAAGGGCTGTGAAGAAAAACGCAAAGAACAACAAAGGAAAGACAGCCTTGGAGGTCTTAACTGGATCAGAAACACAACCAGTTCAGGAGAAGAAAGAGCCAAGAATAGAGGAGCAGGGAGATGAAGAGGAAGGAAAGGTGCTGGgagatgaagataaagaaaatgtgcaggagaaaatagaaaagttcCTTAAAAGCTCACCCTGTTTTACACTTTGGCACAAGAAAGatactaaaaagaaaagggtttctaaaaaggaaagggcTTTAGATTCTGGAATCAAATGGTTGCTGAAGGTCCAAAATTTCCTTAGTTTCAAGGTAAACAAAGACACTTCAACTGAAGTTCGAAATGCTCTGTTAGTGATTTTAATTCTGATCGTGACGGTGACATACACAACCGGAATCAATCCTCCAGGGGGACTTTGGCAAGATGATGGAATCAGCAATATCTCACAGAAACAACACAATGCAGGAACATCAATTTGGTTTGATAAGAACCCAGACTCTTTCCAACTCCTAATGCTTTGTAACTATGCAGGATTTCTTGTGTCTGTTGTCCTGGTTTTCAATCTCACAGAAGGATATACTTTACGAGGTCCGATTCTACTAGCTCTGTTCTTTATGTTGATTACCTATGCATTATGGATTCGACTCCTGTTTCTGAGTAATGGTGCTTTCGCAGTGTTGATCAATGGAATCATATTGATTGTTCCATTACCTGTGGCATTAGTCCTTTTGGTTGCTACTGCAAATTGGATATGGAACATTAAGCCATAG